One genomic segment of Natrononativus amylolyticus includes these proteins:
- a CDS encoding DNA topoisomerase VI subunit B, protein MTSFQSTLGEEEGIAEELAANQRSISIAEFFEKNKHMLGFDSGARGLVTAVKEAVDNALDAAEESGILPDIYVEIQEDEDYYTLIVEDNGPGLTKESLPKVFGKLLYGSRFHAREQSRGQQGIGISAAVLYSQLTSGKPAKITSRTQGSSRAQYFELIVDTDENEPEISVDRETSWDRPHGTRIELEMEANMRARQQLHDYIKHTAVVNPHARLELREPTAHFKFERATDQLPEDTEEIRPHPHGVELGTVLKMLNATDSQTVSGFLQGEFTRVGKKTADSVIDAFRDRHYGREMAWSPPAAHEPVDVEAIVEEATVNKGAEPTAAFAAAVADAVSSRDRIAHHELREIVAEAAETAEAEHGTAFGETVRENVLEAVWAALIDADPGTGETLEGGDEEPLESRLVTDLYALADGATSTRKDDEVVRAFADRLAGKFADEEDNRHRLTHRELRAHVDRAAELTEEYDEVAFGDTARENVTEAIWDVMVTVPDDPPLVRELAEDRDATSHLVEGMRATDIMAPPTRCLSPITDELIEAGLRKEFDADFYAAATRDAEVSGGDPFIVEAGIAYGGDLSAEGSVDVLRFANRVPLVYQRGACATTDVVKSIGWRNYGLDQPGGSGLPNGPAVIMIHVASTNVPFTSESKDAVANVPEIEDEIELAIREAARELKSYLNKRRSMQKRRKKQNVLGKILPEMAEKVAEVTGRPEPNIDDAIGRIMNNVIVSRTLEENGDGNRISVVVENHSGTTESLEITDIVSAEPRNLSDGATVVEMDDEWFVKWSPDVSSDDEAVLEYEVDADAAFDLDVKGVEDEKLTVSS, encoded by the coding sequence ATGACGTCGTTCCAGTCGACACTCGGCGAGGAGGAGGGGATCGCCGAAGAGCTGGCCGCCAACCAGCGATCGATCTCCATCGCCGAGTTCTTCGAGAAGAACAAGCACATGCTCGGCTTCGACAGCGGCGCTCGAGGCCTCGTGACGGCCGTCAAGGAAGCCGTCGATAACGCCTTAGACGCCGCAGAGGAATCGGGTATCCTTCCGGACATCTACGTCGAGATCCAGGAGGACGAGGACTACTACACGCTAATCGTCGAGGACAACGGTCCCGGTCTGACGAAGGAGTCGCTCCCGAAGGTCTTCGGGAAGCTCCTCTACGGCTCTCGCTTTCACGCCCGCGAACAGTCCCGCGGCCAGCAGGGGATCGGTATCTCCGCTGCGGTGCTGTACTCTCAGCTGACGAGCGGCAAACCCGCCAAGATCACGAGTCGGACGCAGGGCTCGAGTCGGGCGCAGTACTTCGAACTGATCGTCGACACCGACGAGAACGAACCCGAGATCAGCGTCGACCGGGAGACGAGCTGGGATCGCCCCCACGGCACCCGGATCGAACTCGAGATGGAGGCGAACATGCGCGCTCGCCAGCAGCTCCACGACTACATCAAGCACACGGCGGTCGTCAACCCCCACGCCCGCCTCGAGCTCCGCGAGCCGACGGCACACTTCAAGTTCGAGCGCGCCACGGACCAGCTTCCCGAGGACACCGAGGAGATCCGACCCCACCCCCACGGCGTCGAGCTGGGCACCGTCCTGAAGATGCTGAACGCGACCGACTCCCAGACGGTTTCGGGCTTCCTGCAGGGTGAGTTCACCCGCGTCGGCAAGAAGACCGCCGACTCGGTGATCGACGCCTTCCGGGACCGCCACTACGGCCGCGAGATGGCGTGGTCGCCGCCCGCCGCCCACGAGCCCGTCGACGTCGAAGCGATCGTCGAGGAGGCCACCGTGAACAAGGGCGCCGAACCCACCGCTGCCTTCGCCGCGGCGGTCGCCGACGCCGTCTCGAGTCGCGACCGGATCGCCCACCACGAGCTCCGGGAGATCGTCGCCGAGGCCGCCGAAACGGCCGAAGCCGAGCACGGAACGGCGTTCGGCGAGACGGTACGGGAGAACGTCCTCGAAGCCGTCTGGGCCGCGCTCATCGACGCCGATCCCGGGACGGGTGAGACGCTCGAAGGCGGTGACGAGGAGCCCCTCGAATCCCGCCTCGTCACCGACCTGTACGCGCTCGCCGACGGAGCGACGAGCACCCGGAAGGACGACGAGGTAGTCCGCGCCTTCGCCGACAGACTCGCGGGCAAATTCGCCGACGAGGAGGACAACCGCCACCGGCTCACGCACCGTGAACTGCGCGCACACGTCGACCGCGCGGCCGAACTCACCGAGGAGTACGACGAGGTGGCCTTCGGCGACACCGCCCGCGAGAACGTGACCGAGGCGATCTGGGACGTGATGGTGACCGTTCCCGACGACCCGCCGCTCGTGCGCGAACTCGCCGAGGACCGCGACGCGACGAGCCACCTCGTCGAGGGAATGCGAGCGACTGACATCATGGCGCCGCCGACGCGGTGTCTCTCACCGATCACCGACGAGCTCATCGAGGCGGGGCTCAGAAAGGAGTTCGACGCGGACTTCTACGCGGCGGCGACGCGGGACGCCGAAGTGTCCGGCGGCGATCCGTTCATCGTCGAGGCCGGCATCGCCTACGGCGGCGACCTCTCCGCGGAGGGGAGCGTCGACGTCCTCCGCTTTGCCAACCGCGTCCCCCTCGTCTACCAGCGCGGGGCGTGTGCGACGACCGACGTCGTCAAGTCGATCGGCTGGCGCAACTACGGCCTCGACCAGCCCGGCGGCTCCGGCCTCCCCAACGGACCCGCCGTGATCATGATCCACGTCGCCTCGACGAACGTGCCGTTTACGAGCGAGTCCAAGGACGCCGTCGCGAACGTTCCCGAGATCGAAGACGAGATCGAACTCGCGATCCGCGAGGCCGCCCGCGAACTCAAGAGCTACCTCAACAAGCGGCGCTCGATGCAAAAACGGCGGAAGAAACAGAACGTCCTCGGGAAGATCCTCCCCGAGATGGCCGAGAAAGTGGCTGAAGTGACGGGGCGGCCGGAGCCGAACATCGACGACGCCATCGGCCGCATCATGAACAACGTCATCGTCAGCCGAACCCTCGAGGAGAACGGCGACGGCAACCGGATCAGCGTCGTCGTCGAGAACCACTCCGGGACGACCGAATCGCTCGAGATCACCGACATCGTCTCCGCGGAGCCGCGGAACCTGAGCGACGGCGCGACCGTCGTCGAGATGGACGACGAGTGGTTCGTCAAGTGGTCGCCCGACGTCTCGAGCGACGACGAGGCGGTCCTCGAGTACGAGGTCGACGCCGACGCGGCGTTCGACCTCGACGTGAAAGGTGTCGAAGACGAGAAACTCACGGTGTCATCATGA
- a CDS encoding DNA topoisomerase IV subunit A yields MSAKNDQQAREQLIDLAAQFYDQFELGEIPSMSIPTRTKSNIEYDEEMGVWVYGDRTSTRSANSVRGARKLLKAVYTIEFLSNQLEEDRSSTLRELYYLSESWDNKEAQFNDQDESNQLIEDLEIVSEVTREDFHMRPEESGATIMGPLHLREQTRRGEREIHCQEDVGEGGYQIPNNPDTIEFLDSDAEFVLAVETGGMRDRLVENGFDEEYGALIVHLKGQPARATRRITKRLHDELDLPVTVFADGDPWSYRIYGSVAYGSIKSAHLSEYLATPEAQYIGIQPADIVEYDLPTDPLSDSDVNALESELEDPRFQTDYWEEQIQLQLEIEKKSEQQSLAARGLDFVTDTYLPERLEAMDVI; encoded by the coding sequence ATGAGCGCGAAAAACGACCAGCAGGCACGAGAGCAGTTGATCGACCTCGCCGCGCAGTTTTACGACCAGTTCGAACTCGGCGAGATTCCGAGCATGTCGATCCCGACCCGGACGAAGAGCAACATCGAGTACGACGAGGAGATGGGGGTGTGGGTGTACGGCGACCGCACCTCGACCCGATCCGCGAACTCCGTTCGCGGCGCCCGGAAACTCCTCAAGGCGGTGTACACCATCGAGTTTCTCTCGAACCAGCTCGAGGAGGACCGCTCGTCGACACTGCGTGAGCTGTACTACCTCTCGGAGAGCTGGGACAACAAGGAGGCCCAGTTCAACGACCAGGACGAGTCCAACCAGCTGATCGAGGACCTAGAGATCGTCAGCGAGGTCACTCGCGAGGACTTCCACATGCGCCCCGAGGAGTCCGGGGCGACGATCATGGGGCCGCTCCATTTGCGCGAGCAGACCCGCCGCGGCGAGCGCGAGATCCACTGTCAAGAGGACGTCGGCGAGGGCGGCTACCAGATTCCGAACAACCCCGACACGATCGAGTTCCTCGACAGCGACGCCGAGTTCGTCCTCGCGGTCGAGACCGGCGGGATGCGCGACCGGCTGGTCGAGAACGGCTTCGACGAGGAGTACGGCGCGCTGATCGTCCACCTCAAGGGCCAGCCCGCCCGCGCCACCCGCCGGATCACCAAGCGGCTCCACGACGAACTCGACCTCCCCGTTACCGTCTTCGCAGACGGCGACCCCTGGTCCTACCGGATCTACGGCTCCGTCGCCTACGGCTCGATCAAGTCCGCCCACCTCTCTGAATACCTCGCAACGCCCGAGGCGCAGTACATCGGCATCCAGCCCGCCGACATCGTCGAGTACGATCTGCCGACGGACCCGCTGTCGGATTCGGACGTCAACGCCCTCGAGAGCGAACTCGAGGACCCGCGCTTCCAGACCGACTACTGGGAGGAACAGATCCAGCTCCAGCTCGAGATCGAGAAGAAGTCCGAACAGCAGTCGCTCGCGGCCCGCGGTCTCGACTTCGTGACTGACACCTACCTGCCCGAACGGCTCGAGGCGATGGACGTCATCTAA
- the gyrA gene encoding DNA gyrase subunit A produces MSSEVPDPTDIDARTVETVRIEDEMEQSYIDYAMSVIAGRALPDVRDGLKPVHRRILYAMHEMGVTSGSSHRKSSSIVGETMGDYHPHGDSAIYDTLVRMAQDFSMRYPLVDGQGNFGSMDGDPPAAPRYTEARMASIAEELLEDIEKDTVDFQSNYDDRLQEPTVLPSSFPNLLVNGSSGIAVGMSTNIPPHNLGEIVDATVELLENPEATVEELMEHVKGPDFPTGANIVGRDAIYSAYATGRGRIRVRAEFEVEEWKSGRERIVITELPYQANKARMVERIADDVNEGTIEGISDLRDESDRDGVRVVVELKRGANTEVVKNRLLENHLERTFGVINLALVDGQPRVLTLKDTLQEYISHRREVVRRRSEYDLNEAEERAHILEGRLKALERVDDVVELIRNSEDRSAAREGLQSEFAFSEPQAEHIVRMQLGSLTSMEAAEIEDEYDELQAEIERLEAILGSDAELDAVIEAELLEIKDEYDDDRRTSIIEDEGTVTHEDLIPEEDVLVVMTEDDYVKRMPVDAFGAQGRGGKGIIGADVKTDDRVATVFRANTHDYLLCFTNHGQVYRLKTYEIPEMSRTARGKSAVNILDLDPGENITAVVDTDAFDDDECVTMATKHGYVKRTAGAEFDNILSTGIIAASLEDGDELVDVEVTDGTKDLVVATERGMTIRFDESEVRTMGRNARGVNGIKLEGGDAVAGLVATDESDERALLTVTRNGYGKRTLLSEYRTQSRYGKGLIDIKTNERNGPVTAVKAVTPADHLVMMSERGQIMRTRADEVSTVGRNTMGVTLMDVEAGDAVASVDVIPADDADE; encoded by the coding sequence ATGAGTTCAGAAGTACCCGACCCGACCGACATCGACGCGCGAACGGTCGAGACCGTTCGGATCGAAGACGAGATGGAACAGTCGTACATCGACTACGCGATGAGCGTCATCGCCGGACGCGCCCTGCCGGACGTCCGCGACGGCCTCAAACCGGTTCACCGCCGGATCCTGTACGCGATGCACGAGATGGGCGTCACCTCCGGGAGCAGCCACCGCAAGTCCTCCTCGATCGTCGGGGAGACGATGGGTGACTACCACCCCCACGGCGACAGCGCGATCTACGACACGCTCGTGCGGATGGCCCAGGACTTCTCGATGCGCTACCCGCTCGTCGACGGCCAGGGGAACTTCGGCTCGATGGACGGCGATCCGCCGGCCGCACCGCGGTACACTGAGGCGCGGATGGCCTCGATCGCCGAGGAACTCCTCGAGGACATCGAGAAGGACACGGTCGACTTCCAGTCGAACTACGACGACCGCCTCCAGGAGCCGACGGTGCTGCCGTCGTCGTTCCCGAACCTGCTCGTCAACGGCTCCTCGGGGATCGCCGTCGGAATGTCGACGAACATCCCGCCGCACAACCTCGGCGAGATCGTCGACGCGACGGTCGAGCTGCTCGAGAACCCCGAGGCGACCGTCGAGGAGCTGATGGAGCACGTCAAGGGGCCCGACTTCCCGACCGGCGCCAACATCGTCGGCCGCGACGCCATCTACTCCGCCTACGCGACGGGTCGGGGTCGCATCCGCGTCCGCGCGGAGTTCGAGGTCGAGGAGTGGAAGTCGGGTCGCGAGCGGATCGTCATCACCGAACTCCCCTACCAGGCGAACAAGGCCCGGATGGTCGAACGCATCGCCGACGACGTCAACGAGGGGACCATCGAGGGCATCTCGGACCTGCGCGACGAGTCCGACCGCGACGGCGTCCGGGTCGTCGTCGAACTCAAGCGCGGCGCGAACACCGAGGTCGTCAAGAACCGCCTGCTCGAGAACCACCTAGAGCGCACGTTCGGCGTGATCAACCTCGCGCTGGTCGACGGCCAGCCGCGAGTGCTCACGCTCAAGGACACGCTCCAGGAGTACATCTCCCACCGCCGCGAGGTCGTACGCCGGCGCAGCGAGTACGATTTGAACGAGGCCGAAGAGCGCGCACACATCCTGGAGGGGCGACTCAAGGCCCTCGAGCGCGTCGACGACGTCGTCGAACTGATCCGCAACTCCGAGGACCGGTCGGCCGCCCGCGAGGGGCTCCAGTCCGAGTTCGCCTTCTCGGAGCCACAGGCCGAACACATCGTCCGGATGCAACTCGGGAGCCTCACCTCGATGGAGGCCGCCGAGATCGAAGACGAGTACGACGAACTCCAGGCCGAGATCGAACGCCTCGAGGCGATCCTCGGGAGCGACGCCGAACTCGACGCGGTGATCGAGGCGGAGCTGCTCGAGATCAAAGACGAGTACGACGACGACCGTCGCACCTCGATAATCGAGGACGAGGGGACGGTCACCCACGAGGACCTCATTCCGGAGGAGGACGTCCTCGTCGTCATGACCGAGGACGACTACGTCAAGCGGATGCCGGTCGACGCCTTCGGCGCACAGGGCCGGGGCGGGAAGGGGATCATCGGCGCCGACGTCAAAACCGACGATCGGGTCGCCACCGTCTTCCGGGCGAACACCCACGACTACCTGCTGTGCTTTACGAACCACGGCCAGGTCTACCGGCTCAAAACCTACGAGATCCCGGAGATGTCCCGCACCGCCCGCGGCAAATCCGCCGTCAACATCCTCGATCTCGATCCCGGCGAGAACATCACGGCCGTCGTCGACACCGACGCCTTCGACGACGACGAGTGCGTGACGATGGCGACGAAACACGGCTACGTCAAGCGGACCGCCGGCGCCGAGTTCGACAACATCCTCTCGACGGGGATCATCGCCGCCTCCCTCGAGGACGGCGACGAACTGGTCGACGTCGAGGTCACCGACGGCACGAAGGACCTCGTCGTCGCCACCGAGCGGGGGATGACGATCCGCTTCGACGAGAGCGAGGTCCGGACGATGGGGCGCAACGCCCGCGGGGTCAACGGCATCAAACTCGAGGGCGGCGACGCCGTCGCGGGGCTGGTCGCGACCGACGAGAGCGACGAACGCGCGCTGCTCACCGTCACCCGGAACGGCTACGGCAAGCGGACGCTGCTCTCCGAGTACCGGACCCAGTCGCGCTACGGCAAGGGGCTGATCGACATCAAGACCAACGAGCGAAACGGTCCCGTGACGGCCGTCAAGGCGGTCACGCCGGCGGATCACCTCGTGATGATGAGCGAGCGCGGCCAGATCATGCGAACGCGGGCAGACGAGGTGTCGACGGTCGGCCGGAACACGATGGGCGTGACGCTGATGGACGTCGAGGCGGGCGACGCCGTCGCCAGCGTCGACGTTATCCCGGCCGACGACGCCGACGAGTAG
- a CDS encoding Rrf2 family transcriptional regulator produces MSSIELTPSQKKILRALTNLHTDAEDAIKGEDIAEQVDRNPGTIRNQMQSLKALQLVEGVPGPKGGYKPTAAAYEALEIQQMDEPASVPLEHNGEEVEGVLVEEIDLSSVHHPELCRAEVHLQGSMGDIHENDDVRVGPTPLSKLVIDGTVDGKDDTNNILILRIDDMRAPAEEPAH; encoded by the coding sequence ATGTCATCGATCGAACTCACCCCGAGTCAGAAGAAAATCTTGCGGGCGTTGACGAACCTGCACACTGATGCCGAAGACGCGATCAAAGGCGAGGACATCGCCGAACAGGTCGACCGAAACCCCGGCACGATTCGCAACCAGATGCAGAGCCTCAAGGCGCTCCAGCTCGTCGAGGGCGTCCCCGGACCGAAGGGCGGCTACAAGCCGACCGCCGCCGCCTACGAGGCCCTCGAGATCCAGCAGATGGACGAACCGGCCTCGGTCCCGCTCGAGCACAACGGCGAGGAAGTCGAGGGCGTCCTCGTCGAAGAGATCGACCTCTCGAGCGTCCACCACCCCGAGCTGTGTCGCGCGGAGGTTCACCTCCAGGGGTCGATGGGCGACATCCACGAGAACGACGACGTCAGGGTCGGTCCGACGCCGCTCTCGAAGCTCGTCATCGACGGCACCGTCGACGGCAAAGACGACACGAACAACATTCTCATTCTGCGGATCGACGATATGCGGGCGCCGGCGGAGGAGCCGGCCCACTGA
- a CDS encoding heavy metal translocating P-type ATPase: MERTPGDADSDDRCELCGTPVESARRLEERATFCSAGCRDVARALGDREPAPGQVPDADERPADELTRTFFRVDGMRQATCEAFLERVATARDGVAAAEASYVTETVRVDHDLERCSKAALRDALSTTGYTAYLREEADADGAAAGPTRRSREMVGTRKRRSDDTFDARYIVGIVFGAFLLVPYVTILYPVHLATVYDGWVLGLYAEAFQDGTGPLFVRIYLVLAGLVLVVTGMPVLRGAYVGLVLRRPNTDLLVSLTIVSAFLYSTAAAVAGRIDIYYDLTIVVAAAVMAGSFYESSVKRRGTELLTELTISQVDTARRYEADGTTREVPAADLEPGDRLLVRRGERIPVDGTLAEGRCTVDEAVVTGESLPVAKRVGDRVVGGSAVTADAAVVTVDEGATSSIERLTHRVWNLQSADHGIQRRADRYAGIAALVVVAAAVLVAAGALLTGMGATTAALAALLAVFVVSPWGLGLATPVSVASILEEALDRGLVVFDETVFERLRAVDVVVFDKTGTLTIGRMEVLETTAPDDLLATVAALERRASHPVGAAIVAAFGVESTGGRRVDDGTAERGDERRIEGFTDHATGVSGRVDGVELLAGTPDLFADRGWAVPASVETAVADARRSGHLPVVVGRGGAAEGVVVVGDEPRDGWRETVTELGDRGLEVVVLTGDHRAATDAFERHPHVDHVFASVPPAGKTAAIDLLKADGRVAMVGDGTNDAPALAAADLGISLGSGTALASDASDLTVLENDLGAVALAFDLSRRARVRVARNEWLALGYNAVVIPAALVGLLNPLTAMLAVAASGLLVVANASRRLVAT, translated from the coding sequence GTGGAGAGGACGCCTGGGGACGCCGACTCCGACGACCGGTGTGAGCTGTGCGGAACGCCGGTCGAGAGCGCTCGCCGGCTCGAGGAGCGCGCAACGTTCTGTAGCGCCGGCTGTCGCGACGTCGCCCGCGCGCTCGGCGACCGAGAGCCCGCCCCCGGCCAGGTTCCGGACGCCGACGAGCGGCCGGCGGACGAGCTCACCCGCACGTTCTTCCGGGTCGACGGGATGCGCCAGGCGACCTGCGAGGCGTTCCTCGAGCGGGTCGCGACCGCCCGCGACGGGGTCGCCGCCGCGGAGGCGAGCTACGTGACCGAGACGGTTCGGGTGGACCACGACCTCGAACGGTGCTCGAAAGCGGCCCTCAGAGACGCGCTGAGCACGACCGGCTACACCGCGTATCTGCGCGAGGAGGCCGACGCCGACGGCGCGGCGGCGGGACCGACGCGCCGGTCGCGGGAGATGGTCGGCACGCGCAAGCGGCGCTCGGACGACACGTTCGACGCGCGGTACATCGTCGGGATCGTCTTCGGCGCGTTCCTGCTGGTTCCCTACGTGACGATCCTGTACCCGGTCCACCTGGCGACGGTGTACGACGGCTGGGTGCTCGGCCTGTACGCGGAGGCGTTTCAGGACGGAACCGGACCGCTGTTCGTCCGGATCTACCTCGTCCTCGCGGGCCTCGTCCTCGTCGTCACCGGAATGCCCGTGTTGCGCGGCGCGTACGTCGGTCTCGTGCTCCGTCGGCCGAACACGGATCTCCTCGTCTCGCTGACCATCGTGAGCGCTTTCCTCTACAGCACGGCCGCCGCGGTCGCCGGCCGAATCGACATCTACTACGACCTGACGATCGTGGTCGCCGCGGCGGTGATGGCCGGGAGTTTCTACGAGTCGTCGGTCAAACGCCGCGGGACGGAACTCCTGACCGAACTGACGATCTCGCAGGTCGACACTGCAAGACGGTACGAGGCCGACGGCACCACCCGAGAGGTCCCCGCGGCCGACCTCGAGCCCGGTGACCGACTGCTCGTCCGCCGCGGCGAGCGAATTCCGGTCGACGGCACCCTTGCGGAGGGGCGGTGTACCGTCGACGAGGCTGTCGTCACCGGCGAGTCACTCCCGGTCGCCAAGCGGGTGGGCGACCGGGTCGTCGGCGGGTCGGCCGTCACCGCCGACGCGGCCGTGGTGACCGTCGACGAGGGCGCCACGAGCAGCATCGAACGGCTCACGCACAGGGTCTGGAACCTCCAGAGCGCCGATCACGGTATACAGCGGCGAGCCGACCGGTACGCCGGGATCGCCGCCCTCGTCGTCGTCGCGGCCGCCGTCCTCGTCGCCGCGGGCGCGCTGCTGACCGGGATGGGGGCGACGACGGCGGCGCTCGCGGCGCTGCTGGCGGTTTTCGTCGTCTCCCCCTGGGGGCTCGGCCTCGCGACGCCGGTTTCGGTCGCGTCGATCCTCGAGGAGGCGCTGGATCGGGGACTCGTCGTCTTCGACGAGACCGTCTTCGAACGCCTCCGCGCGGTCGACGTCGTCGTCTTCGACAAGACGGGAACGCTCACCATCGGCAGGATGGAGGTGCTCGAGACGACCGCCCCCGACGACCTGCTCGCGACCGTCGCGGCCCTCGAGCGCCGCGCCTCTCACCCGGTCGGGGCGGCGATCGTGGCGGCGTTCGGCGTCGAATCGACGGGGGGCCGCCGGGTGGACGACGGGACCGCGGAGCGGGGCGACGAGCGACGGATCGAGGGGTTCACGGACCACGCGACCGGCGTCTCGGGCCGCGTCGACGGCGTCGAACTCCTCGCTGGCACGCCCGACCTCTTCGCGGATCGGGGGTGGGCGGTGCCGGCGTCCGTCGAGACGGCCGTCGCGGACGCCCGTCGATCCGGACATCTTCCGGTCGTCGTCGGCCGGGGCGGCGCGGCGGAGGGTGTCGTCGTCGTCGGCGACGAACCGCGAGACGGCTGGCGCGAGACCGTCACCGAACTCGGCGATCGCGGCCTCGAGGTGGTCGTCCTCACCGGCGACCACCGGGCGGCTACCGACGCGTTCGAGCGCCACCCCCACGTCGATCACGTGTTCGCGAGCGTCCCGCCCGCGGGGAAGACGGCGGCGATCGACCTGCTGAAAGCCGACGGCCGCGTCGCGATGGTCGGCGACGGGACGAACGACGCCCCGGCGCTCGCGGCGGCGGATCTGGGGATCTCGCTCGGCAGCGGCACCGCGCTGGCGTCGGACGCTTCCGACCTCACCGTCCTCGAGAACGACCTCGGGGCGGTCGCCCTCGCGTTCGATCTCTCACGGCGGGCGCGCGTTCGCGTCGCCCGAAACGAGTGGCTGGCGCTCGGCTACAACGCGGTCGTGATCCCAGCCGCGCTCGTGGGCCTCCTGAACCCGCTCACGGCGATGCTCGCCGTCGCGGCCAGCGGACTCCTCGTCGTCGCGAACGCCTCGCGGCGACTCGTTGCGACGTGA
- the gyrB gene encoding DNA topoisomerase (ATP-hydrolyzing) subunit B, which translates to MSQESEYGAGQIQVLEGLEAVRKRPAMYIGSTDSRGLHHLVYEVVDNSIDEALAGHCDDITVTIHADGSVSVTDDGRGIPVDTHEEYDRPALEVILTVLHAGGKFDNKSYQVSGGLHGVGVSVVNALSGRLEIEVKRDGGVFTHAFERGEPQGDMERVRELEADEETGTRIRFWPDDDIFETDEFAFSTLSNRLRELAFLNSGVRITLRDERQETDDGEAVAETYEYEGGIREFVTYLNETRAPLHSDIIYFEDEEQSIQVEVAMQATEELQGSIHAFANNINTREGGTHLTGFKTALTRVVNDYANDNDLLSDIEENLRGEDIREGLTAVISVKHPDPQFEGQTKTKLGNSEVRGIVESAMHEGLSTYFEEHPDTAQAIVMKAVEAAKARKAAKKAEELTRRKSALDSTSLPGKLADCQTKDPEEAELFIAEGDSAGGSAKQARNPEFQAVLPIKGKILNVEKHRLDRILENDEIRNMITAIGAGIGDEFDPEAVRYKKIIMATDADVDGAHIRTLLLTFFYRHMRPLLEGGYVYATQPPLYRIRYRGNTYDAMTDEERDEIVAEKCDGNPTQIQRFKGLGEMNPEQLWETTMNPDNRILKQISVEDAAAADKMFSVLMGDAVEPRKQFIKDHAPEAEWIDI; encoded by the coding sequence ATGTCCCAGGAAAGCGAGTACGGCGCCGGACAAATCCAGGTCTTAGAGGGCCTGGAAGCCGTGCGAAAACGGCCGGCGATGTACATCGGTTCTACAGACTCTCGAGGACTCCACCACCTCGTCTACGAAGTGGTGGACAACTCGATCGACGAGGCGCTCGCCGGTCACTGTGACGACATCACGGTCACCATCCACGCCGATGGTTCCGTGAGCGTCACCGACGACGGCCGCGGCATTCCCGTCGACACGCACGAGGAGTACGACCGCCCCGCCCTCGAGGTGATCCTCACGGTCCTCCACGCCGGCGGCAAGTTCGACAACAAGTCCTACCAGGTCTCCGGCGGCCTCCACGGCGTCGGCGTCTCGGTGGTCAACGCCCTCTCCGGACGCCTCGAGATCGAGGTCAAGCGCGACGGCGGCGTCTTCACCCACGCCTTCGAGCGCGGCGAGCCCCAGGGCGACATGGAGCGGGTTCGAGAGCTCGAGGCGGACGAGGAGACCGGAACCCGGATTCGGTTCTGGCCCGACGACGACATCTTCGAGACCGACGAGTTCGCCTTCTCGACACTGTCGAACCGCCTTCGCGAACTGGCCTTCCTCAACTCCGGCGTCCGGATCACCCTCCGCGACGAGCGCCAGGAGACCGACGACGGCGAGGCGGTCGCCGAGACCTACGAGTACGAGGGCGGCATTCGCGAGTTCGTCACCTACCTGAACGAGACGCGAGCGCCGCTTCACTCGGACATTATCTACTTCGAGGACGAAGAACAGAGCATCCAGGTCGAGGTGGCGATGCAGGCCACCGAGGAGCTCCAGGGCTCGATCCACGCGTTCGCGAACAACATCAACACCCGGGAGGGGGGAACCCACCTCACCGGGTTCAAGACGGCGCTCACGCGCGTCGTCAACGACTACGCGAACGACAACGACCTGCTCTCGGACATCGAGGAGAATCTGCGGGGCGAGGACATCCGCGAGGGGCTCACCGCCGTCATCTCGGTCAAACACCCCGACCCCCAGTTCGAGGGCCAGACCAAGACCAAACTCGGCAACAGCGAGGTCCGCGGTATCGTCGAGAGCGCGATGCACGAGGGGCTCAGCACCTACTTCGAGGAACACCCCGACACGGCCCAGGCGATCGTGATGAAGGCCGTCGAGGCCGCGAAAGCGCGCAAGGCCGCCAAGAAGGCAGAAGAGCTCACGCGCCGGAAGTCGGCGCTCGACTCCACCTCGCTGCCCGGCAAGCTCGCCGATTGCCAGACCAAAGACCCCGAGGAAGCAGAGCTGTTCATCGCGGAGGGTGACTCCGCGGGCGGCAGCGCGAAGCAGGCGCGCAACCCCGAGTTCCAGGCCGTCCTCCCGATCAAGGGGAAGATCCTCAACGTCGAGAAACACCGCCTGGACCGAATCCTCGAGAACGACGAGATCCGGAACATGATCACCGCCATCGGGGCGGGGATCGGCGACGAGTTCGACCCCGAGGCGGTTCGCTACAAGAAGATCATCATGGCGACTGACGCCGACGTCGATGGAGCGCACATCCGCACCCTCCTGCTGACGTTCTTCTACCGCCACATGCGGCCGCTGCTCGAGGGCGGCTACGTCTACGCCACCCAGCCGCCGCTGTACCGCATCCGCTACCGGGGCAACACCTACGACGCGATGACGGACGAAGAGCGCGACGAGATCGTCGCCGAGAAGTGCGACGGCAACCCGACGCAGATCCAGCGGTTCAAGGGGTTAGGCGAGATGAACCCCGAACAGCTCTGGGAGACGACGATGAACCCGGACAACCGCATCCTGAAGCAGATCAGCGTCGAGGACGCCGCGGCCGCGGACAAGATGTTCTCGGTACTGATGGGCGACGCCGTCGAGCCGCGAAAGCAGTTCATCAAGGATCACGCTCCGGAGGCGGAGTGGATCGACATCTGA